Proteins from one Suncus etruscus isolate mSunEtr1 chromosome 3, mSunEtr1.pri.cur, whole genome shotgun sequence genomic window:
- the SIX6 gene encoding homeobox protein SIX6 yields the protein MFQLPTLSFSPQQVAGVCETLEESGDVERLGRFLWSLPVAPAACEALDRNESVLRARAVVAFHGGHYRELYRILEGHKFAKDSHAKLQALWLEAHYQEAEKLRGRPLGPVDKYRVRKKFPLPRTIWDGEHKTHCFKERTRHLLREWYLQDPYPNPGKKRELAQATGLTPTQVGNWFKNRRQRDRAAAAKNRLQQQVLSQGSGRGLRAEEESTPEALGTAASPAASLSSKAATSAISITSSDSECDI from the exons ATGTTCCAGCTGCCGACGCTGAGCTTCAGCCCCCAGCAGGTGGCCGGGGTGTGCGAGACGCTGGAGGAGAGCGGCGACGTGGAGCGGCTGGGGCGCTTCCTGTGGTCGCTGCCCGTGGCCCCCGCGGCCTGCGAGGCGCTGGACCGCAACGAGTCGGTGCTGCGCGCGCGCGCCGTGGTGGCCTTCCACGGCGGCCACTACCGCGAGCTCTACCGCATCCTGGAGGGCCACAAGTTCGCCAAGGACTCGCACGCCAAGCTGCAGGCGCTGTGGCTCGAGGCGCACTACCAGGAGGCCGAGAAGCTGCGCGGCCGCCCGCTCGGGCCGGTGGACAAGTACCGCGTGCGCAAGAAGTTCCCGCTGCCGCGCACCATCTGGGACGGCGAGCACAAGACGCACTGCTTCAAGGAGCGCACGCGCCACCTGCTGCGCGAGTGGTACCTGCAGGACCCCTACCCCAACCCCGGCAAGAAGCGCGAGCTGGCGCAGGCCACCGGCCTCACGCCCACGCAGGTCGGCAACTGGTTCAAGAACCGCCGCCAGCGCGaccgcgccgccgccgccaagAACAG ACTGCAGCAGCAGGTTCTGTCGCAAGGCTCAGGGCGCGGGCTTCGGGCCGAGGAAGAAAGCACCCCGGAGGCGCTGGGCACGGCCGCGAGTCCCGCGGCCAGCCTGTCCAGCAAGGCGGCCACCTCGGCCATCTCCATCACGTCCAGCGACAGCGAGTGTGACATCTGA